One genomic segment of Salminus brasiliensis chromosome 6, fSalBra1.hap2, whole genome shotgun sequence includes these proteins:
- the cux2b gene encoding homeobox protein cut-like 2 isoform X2 — MAADVGSMFQYWKKFDLRRLQRELNSVAAQLAGRQEESEHSHKHLVELSREFKKNVPEEVREMVAPVLKSLQAQVVALSQRSKEAESAFLGVYKQLIEAPDPAPVLEASHSLEERLVELQSSTPDSEALVREISGHWRRHLECLNNAESVEESPVSVQRVELSQRPPHMMTPNSTLSLQDDGSPLHNHQGLEEREADEADTILSARLAHAENRIKALQSSLNKAQSELQEMRCKYDQEISAKAEEVGTLRTNLEKANQRAELAQREVERLREQLAGAHSSSKGSGLADEGPSEGRGERDEKDECSPSRLEAVLFSKDREILRLLENVQRLQFTLQEVQDSSASQVAELERQLAYKSEAIERLEAKLQSQLDYEEVKTELSILKAMKLASANGSSSQESAKAAEALLLDKEAFLPSHKFLMDKARVLHSNVDQSDGSSKDLGRPMGSYSSPPGALPMDGQSSSSPGPPNPDGASTAHDLPRPFSVSPFSGEKLAGEQLLQKQLLSPHFKKDSPSLLAFPTALFAAKAALMSANPGSSGPVSMETGLPSSDQSESGSSGGGEDDQLDTAEIAYQVKEQLLKHNIGQRVFGHYVLGLSQGSVSEILARPKPWRKLTVKGKEPFIKMKQFLSDEQNILALRTIQVRQRGSITPRIRTPETGSDDAIKNILEQAKKEIQSQRGSDGKSSLGGSSGRSSSGGGSNSDETIKSILEQARREMQAQQQALLEMEVCGRTPAGDRLGSQDPSKSLPGPMPAYIKQEEGGPVAVCMGNPISSPQTPLSVLSPAAFVQNIIRKVKSEIGEAGTYFDQHWSAERGSVMLATGTASHPFNSVSPSLSSSSSTGHSSVPRAWPRAENGDCTPGAEEVAEEEPLLGRPVEVKVEPEVSVSGEPPCGGARIGYYPSYIPRTLKPTVPPLTPEQYEMYMYREVDTIELTRQVKEKLAKNGICQRIFGEKVLGLSQGSVSDMLSRPKPWSKLTQKGREPFIRMQLWLLDQLGQGLNQQPIHSHNQDKSPVTARSSPSPPPSPEESHPSLPLEPVSLALESSKENQHPQHVEPHGGKTTPGMLATPQPHTPLGIQELVAMSPELDTYAITKRVKEVLTDNNLGQRLFGESILGLTQGSVSDLLSRPKPWHKLSLKGREPFVRMQLWLNDPHNVDKLRDMKKMEKKAYLKRRYGLLSPGSDSDSPGARSDCISPGLAPMELCPFSQAKKPRVVLAAEEKEALRRAYLQEPYPSQHTIEMLATQLNLKTNTVINWFHNYRSRMRREVLMEGPQDNDLDTEPQNYSPSVVRSPVSDSDERKQTPGILGRRLSNGPRPLAVKQETGELEEEEDFSIRQANCSSMGIQFPQLKTEREEQVSGYRDPALTPHCPQGFREDEAGSSQVQGLHPGSLSSEGIQRSSMATRECEDPDKSPVDPVSFKASSETCRGSLEVSLNSPSAASSPGLMMSVSPVPSSSAPISPSPPNAPPTSTNSSHEVPSGPSLDNPQSLHNPKLSKSTQRRNEKMANLNNIIHRLERAANREETLEWEF; from the exons aCCCTGCTCCAGTGCTAGAAGCCTCCCACTCACTGGAAGAGCGTCTGGTCGAGCTACAGAGCTCGACCCCGGACAGCGAGGCCCTGGTCAGGGAAATTTCAGGCCACTGGAGGAGACACCTGGAGTGCCTTAACAACGCAG AAAGCGTAGAGGAAAGCCCTGTATCCGTGCAGAGAGTAGAGCTATCACAACGGCCGCCCCATATGATGACCCCAAACAGCACACTGAGCCTCCAAGACGACGGCTCGCCTCTCCACAATCACCAAGGCCTAGAAGAAAG GGAAGCAGATGAAGCCGACACCATACTCTCTGCCAGACTGGCCCACGCTGAGAACAGGATCAAAGCTCTCCAGTCAT CATTGAATAAAGCCCAGTCAGAGCTGCAAGAGATGAGGTGTAAATACGATCAAGAGATATCCGCCAA AGCGGAGGAGGTGGGCACGCTCAGGACGAACCTGGAGAAGGCCAACCAG AGAGCGGAGCTGGCTCAGAGGGAGGTAGAGCGGCTGAGGGAACAGCTCGCCGGTGCCCACAGCAGTTCTAAAGGGAGTGGTCTCGCTGACGAGGGCCCCAGTGAG gggagaggagagagggatgagAAGGACGAGTGCTCGCCATCACGACTGGAGGCGGTGCTGTTCTCTAAGGACAGAGAGATCCTTCGTCTGCTGGAGAACGTCCAGCGGCTTCAGTTCACTCTGCAGGAAGTGCAGGACTCCTCAGCCAGTCAGGTGGCAGAGCTGGAGCGGCAACTGGCCTATAAGAGCGAGGCTATAGAA AGACTAGAAGCTAAACTGCAGTCTCAGCTTGACTATGAAGAGGTCAAAACCGAACTCAG CATTCTGAAAGCAATGAAACTGGCATCCGCAAATGGAAGCTCATCCCAG GAATCTGCCAAAGCTGCAGAAGCTCTATTGCTGGACAAAGAGGCCTTCCTTCCCTCCCACAAATTTCTGATGGACAAAGCCAGAGTCCTACACAGTAATG TAGACCAATCAGACGGCTCCAGTAAGGACCTTGGCCGACCTATGGGTTCATACTCCTCCCCTCCAGGGGCGTTACCAATGGACGGTCAGTCCTCCTCTAGTCCCGGACCGCCCAATCCCGACGGGGCCTCGACGGCCCACGACCTCCCGCGCCCTTTCTCAGTCTCGCCCTTCTCTGGCGAGAAGCTCGCTGGAGAGCAGCTCCTGCAGAAGCAGCTCCTCTCTCCTCACTTTAAGAAGGACAGCCCCTCTCTCCTGGCCTTCCCCACTGCCCTGTTCGCAGCCAAAGCTGCCCTCATGTCTGCCAATCCGGGCTCTTCAGGGCCTGTGTCCATGGAGACCGGCCTACCCAGCAGCGACCAATCAGAAAGCGGGAGTTCAGGTGGTGGGGAAGATGATCAGCTGGACACGGCAGAGATAGCCTATCAGGTGAAAGAGCAGCTGCTGAAACACAACATCGGCCAGCGTGTTTTCGGGCACTACGTCCTGGGCCTCTCACAAGGCTCAGTCAGTGAGATCCTGGCTCGGCCCAAGCCGTGGAGGAAACTAACGGTCAAGGGGAAGGAGCCCTTCATTAAGATGAAGCAGTTCTTGTCAGACGAGCAGAACATCCTGGCCTTGCGCACCATCCAGGTTCGACAGAGAG GGAGCATCACTCCTCGCATCCGAACTCCAGAAACTGGGTCAGACGATGCCATCAAGAACATTTTGGAACAAGCTAAGAAAGAGATCCAGTCCCAAAGAGGAA GTGATGGTAAGTCCTCCCTGGGCGGCTCCTCTGGGCGCAGCAGCAGTGGGGGAGGCAGTAACTCGGATGAAACTATTAAGAGCATCCTGGAGCAGGCTCGGAGGGAGATGCAGGCGCAGCAGCAGGCTCTGCTGGAGATGGAGGTCTGTGGCCGGACGCCAGCCGGAGACCGACTGGGCTCACAGGATCCATCTAAGAGCCTGCCCGGCCCCATGCCTGCCTACATCAAGCAAGAGGAGGGAGGCCCTGTGGCTGTATGCATGGGCAACCCCATCAGCAGCCCCCAGACCCCTTTGAGCGTGCTGTCTCCTGCTGCCTTCGTCCAGAACATCATCCGCAAGGTCAAGTCAGAGATTGGAGAGGCCGGTACCTACTTTGACCAGCATTGGTCAGCCGAGCGGGGGTCAGTAATGTTAGCCACAGGTACTGCATCACATCCTTTCAATTCCGTTTCACCCTCGCTGTCCTCTTCGTCCTCCACCGGCCACTCCTCCGTGCCTCGGGCCTGGCCACGGGCAGAGAATGGCGACTGCACGCCTGGAGCTGAGGAGGTCGCAGAGGAGGAGCCCCTGCTGGGCCGACCCGTGGAGGTAAAAGTGGAGCCGGAGGTGTCCGTGAGCGGTGAGCCCCCTTGTGGGGGAGCACGGATAGGCTATTACCCCTCCTACATCCCTCGCACCCTCAAGCCCACCGTACCACCGCTGACCCCTGAGCAGTACGAGATGTACATGTACCGCGAGGTGGACACCATCGAGCTGACCcggcaggtgaaggagaagctGGCCAAGAATGGCATTTGTCAGAGGATCTTTGGAGAGAAG GTGCTGGGGCTTTCACAGGGCAGCGTGAGTGACATGTTGTCCAGACCCAAGCCATGGAGCAAGCTCACTCAAAAGGGTAGGGAGCCCTTTATCCGTATGCAGTTGTGGCTCctggaccagctaggtcaggGCCTCAACCAGCAGCCCATCCACAGCCACAACCAGG ATAAAAGCCCAGTGACGGCTCGCTCCTCACCATCCCCTCCCCCCAGCCCGGAGGAGAGCCACCCCAGCCTGCCCCTGGAGCCGGTCAGCCTAGCCTTAGAAAGCAGCAAAGAAAACCAGCACCCGCAGCATGTGGAGCCACACGGAGGAAAGACCACTCCAGGCATGCTGGCCACACCACAGCCCCACACCCCGCTGGGCATTCAAGAGCTGGTGGCCATGTCCCCAGAGCTGGACACTTACGCCATCACCAAAAGAGTCAAAGAGGTGCTGACGGACAACAACCTGG GTCAGCGGCTGTTTGGTGAGAGTATTCTAGGCCTGACCCAGGGCTCCGTCTCAGACCTGCTGTCCAGGCCCAAGCCATGGCACAAGCTGAGTCTGAAAGGCCGAGAGCCATTTGTCCGTATGCAGCTGTGGCTCAACGACCCCCACAATGTGGACAAGTTGAGGGACATGaagaaaatggagaaaaaag CCTACCTGAAGCGCCGGTATGGTCTGTTGAGTCCAGGCTCCGACAGTGACTCTCCTGGTGCTCGATCTGACTGCATCAGCCCAGGCCTAGCCCCCATGGAGCTGTGCCCTTTCAGCCAGGCCAAGAAGCCCAGAGTGGTGCtggccgctgaggagaaggagGCTCTAAGGCGAGCTTACCTCCAAGAGCCCTACCCCTCCCAGCACACCATCGAGATGCTGGCCACCCAACTCAACCTCAAAACCAACACGGTCATCAACTGGTTCCACAACTACAG GTCACGGATGCGGCGGGAGGTCCTGATGGAGGGTCCCCAGGACAACGATCTGGACACAGAGCCACAGAACTACTCTCCTTCGGTGGTCCGCAGCCCTGTTTCCGACAGTGATGAAAGGAAACAGACCCCGGGCATTCTTGGCCGCCGTCTCAGCAATGGCCCCAGGCCGCTGGCCGTCAAACAGGAGACAGGcgagctggaggaagaggaagacttCAGCATCAGGCAGGCAAATTGCTCCTCCATGGGCATACAGTTCCCTCAGCtaaagactgagagagaggagcaggtgtccggGTACAGGGACCCAGCTCTAACCCCACACTGCCCCCAGGGATTCAGGGAAGATGAAGCAGGCAGCAGCCAGGTCCAAGGCCTCCATCCAGGGTCTCTGTCCTCAGAGGGTATCCAGAGGAGCAGTATGGCCACAAGAGAGTGTGAAGACCCTGATAAGTCGCCTGTGGATCCGGTCAGTTTTAAGGCCTCGTCAGAGACCTGCCGTGGCAGCCTGGAGGTGTCCCTTAACTCCCCGTCCGCCGCATCCTCACCAGGCCTCATGATGTCCGTCTCCCCGGTGCCGTCCTCCTCTGCCcccatctctccatctccacCCAACGCACCCCCGACAAGCACTAACTCCAGCCATGAGGTCCCGTCCGGTCCCAGCCTGGACAACCCCCAGTCCCTGCACAACCCCAAACTCAGCAAGAGCACTCAGAGGCGCAACGAGAAGATGGCCAACCTGAACAACATCATCCACCGCCTGGAGCGAGCCGCCAACCGCGAGGAGACCCTGGAGTGGGAGTTCTAG